In Schistosoma mansoni, WGS project CABG00000000 data, supercontig 0216, strain Puerto Rico, whole genome shotgun sequence, a single window of DNA contains:
- a CDS encoding WD-repeat protein, putative, whose protein sequence is MFEADQSRLPEVDEKSNSLKVAIKAKDQYGPVLKEPGHNPLKPKENVPDTSQPGAIVPSEKAKPKSALEQNASIVQIGNEKLLLPKKAPTMPKPTWHPPWKLCRVVSGHTGWVRCVAFDPTNDFFVTGAADRMIKVWDFASGTLKLTLTGHISTVRGVVVSARHPYLFSCGEDKTVRCWDLEQNKVIRHYHGHMSAVYDIDIHPTIDVVLTCGRDATARVWDMRTKVNVHTLTGHSNTVATVRCQESDPQVITGSHDATVRLWDLAAGRTIACLTNHKKSVRAVCIHPTQNAFVSGSPDNIKQWKLPNGVFLQNLSGHNAIINAITVNQDNVVVSGGDNGSVHFWDWKSGYNFQRLQAQVQPGSIDSEAGVFALAFDRSGSRLVSCEADKSIKIFKEDESATEETHPLYWRPGLLKKSKY, encoded by the exons ATGTTTGAAGCTGATCAAAGTCGTCTTCCGGAAGTTGATGAGAAAAG TAATTCATTAAAGGTCGCTATCAAAGCAAAAGATCAGTATGGACCTGTACTTAAGGAGCCTGGTCATAATCCACTAAAGCCTAAAGAAA ATGTCCCTGACACGTCACAACCGGGAGCTATTGTTCCATCTGAAAAGGCCAAACCAAA atCTGCACTTGAACAAAACGCTTCTATAGTTCAAATAGGTAATGAAAAATTACTGCTTCCAAAGAAAGCTCCTACTATGCCCAAACCCACATGGCATCCACCATGGAAACTATGTCGA GTTGTCAGTGGTCACACAGGATGGGTGCGCTGTGTAGCTTTTGATCCTACTAATGATTTCTTTGTTACTGGCGCAGCAGATCGAATGATCAAG gTTTGGGACTTTGCTAGTGGGACATTAAAACTGACACTGACAGGTCACATAAGTACAGTTAGAGGTGTTGTTGTCAGTGCTCGTCATCCTTACTTATTTTCATGTGGAGAAGACAAAACAGTTCGTTGTTGGGATTTGGAGCAGAATAAG GTTATTCGTCATTATCATGGTCATATGTCTGCTGTTTACGATATTGATATTCATCCAACAATCGATGTGGTCCTTACTTGTGGTCGGGATGCAACTGCACGAGTATGGGACATGCGAACCAAA GTCAATGTTCATACTCTAACAGGACATTCGAACACAGTAGCAACAGTACGTTGTCAAGAATCTGATCCTCAAGTGATTACTGGGTCACATGATGCGACCGTCCGCCTTTGGGACTTGGCGGCAGGACGTACCATAGCCTGTCTGACAAATCACAAGAAATCTGTCCGAGCTGTATGTATCCATCCAACTCA GAATGCATTTGTTTCTGGATCACCAGATAATATAAAACAATGGAAACTCCCCAATGGTGTCTTTCTTCAGAATCTATCTGGACATAATGCTATCATTAATGCCATCACTGTTAACCAAGATAATGTGGTCGTCAGTGGAG GCGATAATGGCAGTGTTCACTTTTGGGATTGGAAATCTGGGTATAACTTTCAGCGTCTTCAAGCTCAAGTTCAGCCTGGCAGCATCGATTCTGAAGCTGGGGTATTTGCTTTAGCATTTGATCGTAGTGGATCTCGCTTGGTATCCTGTGAAGCAGACAAATCAATAAAGATCTTCAAAGAAGATGAATCAGCG acGGAAGAAACACATCCACTGTACTGGCGCCCGGGCTTGCTGAAAAAATCGAAATACTAA